AAGGGCCTTTGACACAACCAGCCTCTGTTTGGTGTCGACGACCGCAAATACACCATGGATCACGGCTGCCGTTTTCCACGGGTTCCCCATTAACCGGCTTCGGGCGGGCAGCATCCACAAGGGGAGCCCCATGATCGCCCCACCGGCTTCCGGGTTCGCCGCAGAAGCACACGGCTGGATTTCCTCCGGCTGCACCAAAATCGATGCTTTTAAAATGTTACTTACAAAAGCATTTTGAAGCTCCAAGTTTGTTTGTTTTTGGCACGACTTTCACCAATGTGATTTCGCGATGAATTTTTGCGTGCACGACAAACATTTGTGAAAGTATgtcacaaaaaaattcagaatttttcctatttttctttcttttttttttactGTTCACCCCAGAAGCATTTGCTCCTGGTGTAGAAAGGCACTTTCGTCCTGTTTGAGCCTTTTTTCTTTCAAAGAAGGATTGGGACGTACCTATAGGATTGGCTCTCAAGTGCATCTCCTCCCCGTGGGTGAACAGTAGATTCAAAAAAATTTAGAAAAAACTGAGTGTTTTTTGCATGGAAGATGTTCTAGTGCGTGACCCCAGAAGCATTTGCTCCTGGTGTAGAAAGGCACTTTCGTCCCGATTGAGCCTTTTTTCTTTCAAAGAAGGATTGGGACGTACCTACAGGATTGGCTCTCAAGTGCATCTCCTCCCCGTGGGTGAACAGTAGattcaaaaaaaattagaaaaaaactgaGTGTTTTTTGCATGGAAGATGTTCTAGTGCGTAACCTCGTGTCAAATTTCATCATGATTGGACAGCTGAGTAGCTCTAAGAAACCCACGAGAAAGTTTATTGTTTACGCACTGTGCAGACCAATTTTGACTTTTTTGCCACGAGTTCCTCATATGTCGTAACATGGTGAAATTTCGCCCAAACATCATGCACTTGAACATCTTCCATACAacaaaaacagatttttttttatAAATTTTCTAGTATTTTTGTGTTTACTGTTCATCAGGAGCAGATGAATATTCAGCATATTAACAAAGCTGCACTTAAGTACCAAAGCTGGAGAGAGGTAAGAGAAAGCGAGGCCACTAATATTTACATCAGACGTGTAGCTTGTCCCTAATATTTTCATCAAGAAGACACGATTGTATTTTCTAATATTAATGTTATGTGCTGCTGACTTCTAACTACTTGGAAAAAGGATGCTTCATTAATCAGAAAATACCCTTTTGCTCTTGGGTGTAGGAGCACCTTATATAGGAAAAATTAGTAATTCCAAAAAGTCAAAAAGTTCTAAATCTTTTGTGGAAACAAACTTGACCTTCTATTGTACTCGTATAAAAACTTTTACCAAGAAAAAATTCCCATCAACTTCAGGGCAAAAACAAACAAATTTTCAAGGACAAAAACCGTGAATAGTAACCTGTATATAATGTTGGTTTTTTTTTGGCCCAAAATACCACAAAAGTCATTCCTTGGCGGAacttttttttttgacattttttggaATTACTAAAATAATCCATATCAGGTGCGCCTAAGCCTGAGAGCCAAAGGTGCTTGTCCAAGCAGAAGGTACTAAAGAATACAGATATTACAAAATCTTAGGACGGGTTTCATTTAGTTGGGGAATTGCCTTCTGCAACGTGTATATGTAGCATCTAGTGGTAAATGTTTTGACTGTGCAACAGTTCTATGGCCGCAGCCACAACCCCTTTCCCTTCCGAAAAGATGTCAAGTGCAGGTTCCTCAATCTTCCTCTGAAGGAGTTTGTCCAATTCACCTCTTAATCTCTGTCAAGTAAAAAGAACATCTCTCGTTAGGGTAAACTGAAAATTTTAGCTGAAAAATAAGCTATTTTATTCACTGAAATGAACTTGATTGCAATATAGCAGTAAAACCAGATATCAGTCATTCCAACTACTATGATAATCACAGCCAAGCTTACTTACTGTTATACGAACTCAGCTTGTATAACAAGGAATCTAGATCAAGCAGCAAGTACAGACACAAAATTACCATTAAAAGAAGCACCGGAACTAAAGTTTCATGTCACCTCTGTTGCTGAACGAACACTTGGATTTACTTAACACTATATTTATAAAAGAGAAAAGGTTCAAGAAGCAAGCTATTGTTGAGAAGTTGGTCATACCTGGATCAACTCTATGATACGCTTTGGTGCAGAGAAATGAAGATACCCCGCAAGCATCTCGATGCCTTCTCCGGTGTTACTTGGACTTAAGGAACCACCAAAAAGTAGAAGAGCATAATCTGATATGTTTGTGGAGTCCCTCACATAAATGCTAGCAGTTTTCACCTTCTCGCTGTAAACCAGATAAGGCAATGGGAATTGCTGCACTCCTGCATTGACTGATGATGGGTGAATGTCCACCTTTCCGACATCTTTGGTGTAGAATGCTGTCCTCTTGCCCCGTCTTTTGCACTGTATGACATTTGGGTAAAGCCCAGCACATAAAACAGCGGAAACCATCTCCAGATCCTTGCCATAATGGTTATATGCCTGAAATTTTAGCATGGAAGTAATCGTAATGGAAACTGAAGCTCTTCAGTTGGAAAGTAGATAAAATGGTGCACTGGAATGAAAAAACATAGATAACTACATAGGTCGTAGAATTACTTATGGAATGcaagagagatctagggttacaaacCTTCACTCCTCTTGTCTTGCTAACAAATCCAATATCAGAAAGTAGATCAAAAAATTGATTTCGCATGTCATCCATCATCTTCAGGGTCATAGGAGACAGAAAATTTTCCCAACAGAAAGAACGCTCCCTTCCACTGCGTTTTGCTTCCTTCCATGCTTCAAATGCCTTAAGAAGGGCAATGTGATCACTGGCAAAAGAGGTCACAGGAAACTATCAGTGTGCCTTAAACAACTTCAGCGTAAAACTTTTTGCAGGCGATGCTATCATTGGCAAGTGATACTATGCACTCCCTATCCTGGTTCTATCATTCCATATCCTGTGGCTCCTCCTGGGTCAAGCTTTCTAGCATGTAGCAACCAGTAACTAACACTCGCCCTGTTTCACCATATGTCCTAGACTAAGGCCCTTTCCAATACTCACCCCGTTTCACCATATGTCCTGGACTAGGCCCCTTTCCAATATACATGTCCATTGAGGAAATCAAGAGTGTAGTTATTGCATTTTTTGCATTTGTGCCTGTTAGAGTTATATTTATGATGCCCTTTGCCTTTCTGTATTTTGGCCTTTGGCCTCCCACCTGTACTTGTATATATGATGGCTTTGGCCTCCAGATAATACTAAGTTGCATATTCCTAACATAGTATTAGAACTTTAGGGCTTTTTTTAGCACGCGCAACTCGTGCTCTCTTGATCCAATCTCTCATGCCGCCATCCTGCTTCCAGCCGGTTGCTGTCCGACCCCCATGATCTCTTCCGCCGGATCCCGTTGCCCTCGTGCGGAAGTCTACTGGAGCGTCGCTGGGCCGCGCGCGTGCTGCTGGAGGAGCGCAGCAGCCAAGGATCCGCCCGTGTGGCTAGCAGCCAAAGATCCGCCCGTGTGCTGCTGGTGCTTTGTTAGGCACGGCGCATGGTCTCCGCCCGCGTGGTCAACACCACTGCATGAACCGGCCGCCTGCTGCTCCCGGTTTTTCCTGTCACCGGATCCGCCCCCGGCTGAATTGGTCCGACAGTTACGCGTCCCCTCCGCCGCACGTCAGCCGACTGGCCGCGGCCTCGCGACTTCCACGCCGGCTGCCGCCTCCTCCCGGAGCGCGGCCCGGACTTCTCCACCACTGCCGTCTCCTCCCAGCCCGCGGCTCCGCGACTTCTCCGCCGGCCACGCCTCCTCCCGGCCCGTGGCCCTGCGAATTCAACGGGGATTTGGCCACTGGCTTCCCAGGCTGTCGTCGCCGGTCGCCGGCCCCGTCCGCCTGTCGCCGCCGGCCGCCCCTTCGGCCCCGCCCTCTCTGCTTCCTAACAGTACCCCTATTTAATTGCTTTGCAAACTGCTTATTTAAGGTTATCATCTATTAAAATATCCTTAGATTTTGTGATTGCTTGGTTTGTGCACATGGTAGGCTGGGGACAGATATAGTGAAACAGGGGGAATGCTACGTAGGCACCATAAATAAAGCAGCACTTGATGGTACTGAAGAAATAACAGGCAAAACAACATCAAACTAAAACCATAATTTCTGTAATATTGGTTGTCAAAAAACACTTCTACATGCTTCCTCACGAAATATCAATGTGATATAAGCTTATAACAATTACCTGCAGGAGTCACCAGCAAATGATCTTTTGACAGCATCTGCTTCTTCTTTTCTATCTATTGGGAGCACAAATGGATTACGATAAGCAAGAGCAGCAGCGATTGTTAATGCAGGATCCAGGCACTGGAAGACGGATCCAATGAGCAGCATCTTTCCAATGTTTGGATCCAGTGGTAGTGTACATAGATGTCGTCCTGCATAAATCAAAGTTGGGCAAAAGTAAATAAAAACACGTACAGTAAAATTTAAGAAGTGGTACAATTGAAGGGTGGCAGTAAAACTTTGTACCTAAATAAGTGAGCTCCTCCAAGTCATCCAGCGCTCCAATGGTTTTCAGAAGCTCAATTGCATTCTTAACAGAAAGCGGATCTGGGGGTTGCAGTGACTTGGCTAAGAAAGAAGCGACTGCTCCAAGCTGTAAGCTTTTGATAGTAAGGCACAGTTCTTGCAGTGGAGTCCTAAGAATTTCAGGCAGCTGAAACTGAGGCATGGCATCATGAATGACTTTCGGGTACAACCTATAGCAAACACCTGGCTGAACACGGCCTGCACGGCCTCGCCTCTGTGTAAATTAGGAAAGTCATCAGCAACAACTGTTATTGGATATTCAGTTTTGCCAGAAAAGTGGGTAACATGGTCCATGGTACATACCTGATGAGCAGAGGCTTTTGATATCCACGATGGTAGAAGGCACGCTAGCTTATTCAAGGCATCATAACTTGTCTCCTTCGCTTTACCACAATCAATTACATACACAACATCATCTATTGTAATACTGCTTTCTGCAATATTTGTTGCCAGAACAATTTTTCTGCAAATTACATATGTAGTAGATATAAACAGTTAATGGCATTAACCATTAGGATTTAGGACAACTTGCTCAAATGAACTTAGAACTTGTTGCACGAGTACATAACAAAGAACAAATTGCATTAattaataaagaaaataaaatatcaATTTAACAGcacacaataataataataataataataataatacctaCATCAAATGTGAGTGTAAGAGAGAAAATAGCTTAAGTGGCAGCAGATAGTTTAAAAGGAAACTGAGAGGGAAAATGTGGAAGTTGCTATGGCATATGTAAAATCATCACCAAAATTTTGTACTTACAGTAGTTCCTTCCCAGCCATAATTTTACCTACGAGCTTGCTAACACATACTTTTACCATTAAATACACTGCCACCGATAACAAGAAGGCAAGGAAACCGAGCATGTTTCCATTAACTTATAATAGTGGAGGTGTGACACTGAGAAAGTGAGAAGAATAGAAGATATGCAAGTAGGAAGACAGAGTATGTCTGCAACACACTATCCATATGTAAAAGCAAAATCATATCCATAGCACATAATCCAGATCAAATGTTTCTATATATACACCGTGACTAATTACCTCATATTAGCTGGTGCTCTGTCAAAAATTTCACGCTGATTAACAGTTGGCATAGAGCCATGCAGTGGGAGAACTAGGAACTTATTGGAATTGCCAAGCAGATTATTCCCTTTAATCTTGTCCAAAAGTTTTGAAATTTCGTCCCAACCAGTAAGGAATACAAGGATTGCACCTTCTCCTTCATGACGACAGATATACTCAATCGTACCTTCCACCTAAAAATGCCAACATAAAGTAATAAATATTAGCAGCATAGATAGGTTACGAAATGGTATTAGGATGTCATGAAATGCAGGTTATTTTTCAGAGAGATATCAAGTGCATCACACAACTAGGCGACATCATAAATCACTTTTGGTTTGTGgtaccaaattcacatgaaaaAAAATCTGGGAGAAAATTGTCTAGACGTGTTTCCTGATTTACTATAAGTCCATAACTATGTATATAATATTAAGTTCGCATTCAATCTATGTTGATAGTTACAAAAGGAACGAGTAAATGTTACAATGGATAACAAGCTTCTTGTTTTGGTCTCTTCTAATTTATTTTGAGTGAAGTTAAAGTTACAAAAAGGATGAAAGGacgcaaggcgatgggccctgattgtatccccattgaggtgtggaaaggcctcggtgacatagcgatagtatggctaaccaagcttttcaacctcatttttcgggcaaacaagatgccagaagaatggagacggagtatattagtaccaatcttcaagaacaaggggggtgttcagagttgtactaattaccgtcgaattaagctgatgagccatacgatgaagctatgggagagtcattgagcaccacttaagaggaatgacaagcgtgaccaaaaatcagtttggtttcatgcctgggaagTCAActatggaagccattttcttggtacgacaacttatggagagatacaaggagcaaaagaaggacttgcatatggtgttcattgacttggagaaggcctataataagataccgcggaatgtcatgtggtgggccttggagaaacacaaagtcccagcaaagtacattaccctcatcaaggacatgtacgaaaATGTTGTGACAAGTGCATAGTTAAAAAAgccgcgcctaagcgagcgcttaagcgcgcctaggctctaggcgttggcaaaacgcattgcgcataactacgcttaatctgcgCATAGTTGCGCATAAGCATACGCACAATttacgcctagcgcttttttgaactatggacaagtgttcgaacaagtgatgtcgacactgatgacttcccgattaagataggactgcatcaggggtctttgagcccttatctttttgccttggtgatggatgaggtcacaagggatatacaaggagatatcccatggtgtatgctatTTGCGGATGATgaggtgctagttgacgatagtcggacgggggtaaataggaagttagagttatggagacaaaccttggaatcaaaagggtttaagcttagtagaactaaaaccaagtacatgatgtgcggtttcagtactactaggtgtgaggaggaggaggttagccttgatgggcaggtggtgcctcaaaaggacacctttcgatatttggggtcaatgctgcaggaggatgggggtattgatgaagatgtgaaccatcgaatcaaagcgggatggatgaagtggcgccaagcttctggcattctctatgacaagacagtgccacaaaagctaaaaagcaagttctacaggatggcggttcgacccgcaatgttgtatggcgctaagtgttggccgactaaaaggcgatatgttcaacagttaggtgtggcggagatgcctatgttgagatggatgtgtggccacatgaggaaggatcgagtccgaaatgatgatatacgagatagagtttgggtagcaccaattgaagagaagcttgtccaacatcgtctgagatggtttgggcatattcagcgcaggcctccagaagctccagtgcatagcggatggctaaagcgtgcggagaatgtcaagagaggtcggggtaggccgaatttgacatgggaggagtccgttaagagagacctgaaggattggagtatcaccaaagatctagctatggacaggggtgcgtggaagcttgctatccatgtgccagagccatgagttggacGCGAGCCCTTACGGGTTACACCTCTAGCCTactccaacttgtttgggactaaaggctttgttgttgttgttgttgttgttgttgttgaagttaAAGTTACAAAGGGTGAAGAAAATTCTTAAAGCACTTCTCACTAGTTTCCACCATGTTTGCAGACAGAGAAGTTCCAATATTTGCATCATACATATCAGCACATAACTACACGCATTTGCGTCTAACAGTAGATATTATATTATTCCATGTGTTTCCTTACGCCCTTTCCCTTCTTGATCAATTTCAATACCAGGGAAGTTGATCCAATACATCTGTTAATACAAGAATAAGCCCTTCCGGTTCCTATACCAAAGAAGTTGGTCCTAGACCATTAGATCTGCTAATACCTAATGGAACAATTAACAACAGGCAATTAGCTGGTCATTTTTAGAAACATCACTGATATATC
This DNA window, taken from Triticum aestivum cultivar Chinese Spring chromosome 1D, IWGSC CS RefSeq v2.1, whole genome shotgun sequence, encodes the following:
- the LOC123181008 gene encoding DExH-box ATP-dependent RNA helicase DExH1 isoform X2, with protein sequence MDRIHLHILLRDTAFTYSNAYNKGKTLVFSKVPLPDYRADLDERHGSSQNEIKMSNETERRVENLLSRAQSNNNASASTSTVSMRQSLPSTSTAVAESTTYVDKQKLSFQLRDMQRSKKMMPSARSMQSFREKLPAFKAREEFLKAVAANQVLVISGETGCGKTTQLPQFILEEEIDNLRGADCSIICTQPRRISAISVAARVGSERGEELGETVGYQIRLESKRSTQTRLLFCTTGVLLRKLVQEPDLVGVSHLLVDEIHERGMNEDFLIIILRDLLPRRPDLRLVLMSATINAELFSKYFGDAPIMHIPGFTFPVAELFLEDILEKTQYKIKSERDNFQGNSRKKRLASVKNDPLADVFQDVDINKEYGNYSITTRQSLEAWSVTELDLSLVEGTIEYICRHEGEGAILVFLTGWDEISKLLDKIKGNNLLGNSNKFLVLPLHGSMPTVNQREIFDRAPANMRKIVLATNIAESSITIDDVVYVIDCGKAKETSYDALNKLACLLPSWISKASAHQRRGRAGRVQPGVCYRLYPKVIHDAMPQFQLPEILRTPLQELCLTIKSLQLGAVASFLAKSLQPPDPLSVKNAIELLKTIGALDDLEELTYLGRHLCTLPLDPNIGKMLLIGSVFQCLDPALTIAAALAYRNPFVLPIDRKEEADAVKRSFAGDSCSDHIALLKAFEAWKEAKRSGRERSFCWENFLSPMTLKMMDDMRNQFFDLLSDIGFVSKTRGVKAYNHYGKDLEMVSAVLCAGLYPNVIQCKRRGKRTAFYTKDVGKVDIHPSSVNAGVQQFPLPYLVYSEKVKTASIYVRDSTNISDYALLLFGGSLSPSNTGEGIEMLAGYLHFSAPKRIIELIQRLRGELDKLLQRKIEEPALDIFSEGKGVVAAAIELLHSQNIYH